Proteins co-encoded in one Puniceicoccaceae bacterium genomic window:
- the ychF gene encoding redox-regulated ATPase YchF — translation MLQAGIVGLPNVGKSTLFNALTRSRKADAQNYPFCTIDPNVGVVQVPDARLEPLSKLVKTQRIIPAALEVVDIAGLVAGASKGEGLGNKFLANIREVDAIVHVVRCFEDDDIIHNAGSVDPVRDIEIIETELILADLESLARQREKLIKKARGNDKAALAAVDLIDRINPHLEQGFAANTFGIDEDEKPLLKSLNLLSSKPMLFACNVAETDLANANANAMVQQVQAAADQRNQTEVCVISARIEEELMDFDPSEAASYLQDLGVEDSGVNRLIQSTYHLLGLASYLTAGEIEVRAWTFIKGMKAPQCAGVIHTDFEKGFIKAEVVSYDDLMQLGSVNAAREAGKYRLEGKDYLVKDGDVIHFRFAT, via the coding sequence ATGTTACAGGCAGGCATCGTAGGTTTACCCAATGTGGGCAAGAGCACCCTCTTCAACGCACTCACCCGGTCACGCAAGGCCGATGCGCAAAACTACCCGTTTTGCACCATCGATCCCAATGTCGGCGTAGTCCAGGTTCCGGACGCCCGACTGGAGCCGCTCTCCAAGCTGGTGAAAACGCAGCGCATCATTCCCGCAGCTCTCGAGGTTGTGGACATTGCCGGACTCGTGGCAGGTGCAAGCAAGGGAGAGGGTCTGGGGAACAAGTTTCTTGCGAACATCCGGGAAGTGGATGCCATCGTTCATGTCGTACGCTGTTTTGAGGATGATGACATCATCCACAATGCTGGCTCGGTCGATCCCGTGCGCGATATCGAAATCATCGAAACCGAGCTCATTCTGGCCGACCTGGAATCACTCGCCCGCCAGCGGGAGAAATTGATCAAAAAGGCAAGGGGCAATGATAAGGCGGCCCTCGCGGCAGTCGACTTGATTGACCGCATCAACCCACACCTCGAGCAGGGATTCGCAGCCAATACCTTTGGCATCGACGAAGATGAAAAACCGCTGCTCAAGTCCTTGAATCTGCTCTCCTCCAAACCCATGCTTTTTGCCTGCAATGTGGCAGAAACTGATCTCGCCAATGCCAACGCAAACGCCATGGTGCAGCAGGTTCAGGCCGCCGCAGACCAGCGCAACCAAACCGAGGTTTGCGTCATTTCGGCCCGTATTGAGGAGGAACTCATGGATTTTGATCCATCCGAGGCAGCCTCCTACCTGCAGGACCTCGGTGTCGAGGACTCTGGCGTCAACCGCTTGATCCAGTCGACCTACCACCTGCTCGGACTCGCATCATACCTGACTGCGGGCGAGATCGAAGTCCGGGCATGGACGTTTATCAAGGGCATGAAGGCACCACAGTGTGCGGGAGTGATTCACACGGATTTTGAAAAAGGCTTCATCAAAGCCGAAGTCGTCTCCTACGATGACCTCATGCAGCTGGGCAGCGTCAATGCCGCGAGAGAGGCCGGAAAATACCGTCTTGAGGGCAAGGACTATCTCGTCAAAGACGGAGATGTGATCCACTTTCGCTTTGCAACCTAA
- a CDS encoding sulfite exporter TauE/SafE family protein, with amino-acid sequence MFPDVSAGAWSAFLAGLIVSPHCIGMCGPLYCSLVPARRIGSESLQLSYHLGRVISYVSIGILAGALSLSFVQAFRWDISRFLPWALVGMLLLFALGLDKWIQPKHRRSPRFLSRWMLKSRSLPGEVSTLAMGLLTPLLPCAPLYMVLWVALVSGSPFFGAQIMLGFCLGTIPLLWLAQSQFLRHRQKWASGTIRVIQRSLALIAAILITVRMIMIGSPLDGAACFGL; translated from the coding sequence ATGTTTCCCGACGTCTCAGCTGGTGCGTGGAGCGCATTTCTCGCGGGATTGATTGTCAGTCCACACTGCATTGGCATGTGCGGACCACTCTATTGTTCTTTGGTCCCCGCTCGCAGGATCGGCAGTGAAAGCCTGCAGTTGAGCTACCACCTCGGGCGAGTGATTTCCTATGTCAGCATCGGCATCCTCGCTGGTGCCCTGAGTTTGAGTTTTGTGCAAGCATTTCGCTGGGATATCTCCCGCTTCCTTCCGTGGGCACTTGTCGGCATGCTGCTGCTGTTTGCGTTGGGTCTGGATAAGTGGATCCAGCCCAAACACCGAAGATCCCCACGCTTTCTTTCCCGCTGGATGCTCAAAAGTCGATCCCTGCCGGGTGAAGTCTCGACCCTTGCAATGGGGCTGCTCACACCCCTGCTTCCCTGTGCTCCGCTCTACATGGTGCTGTGGGTTGCTCTGGTGTCGGGAAGTCCGTTCTTTGGTGCCCAGATCATGCTCGGCTTCTGTCTTGGCACCATTCCCCTGCTCTGGCTGGCGCAGAGTCAGTTTCTCCGTCACCGGCAAAAATGGGCCAGCGGCACCATCCGGGTGATCCAGCGCTCCCTCGCCCTGATTGCGGCCATCCTGATCACGGTGCGCATGATCATGATCGGTTCACCGCTCGACGGTGCTGCCTGTTTTGGATTGTGA
- a CDS encoding prepilin-type N-terminal cleavage/methylation domain-containing protein, whose product MKTKPYRRPSSTRQAFTLIELLTVIAIIGILAAILIPSVGKVRENAQRAKSASNLRSIAQAYATFAASGGRVRTIPATVDSIHEWAAWLAKEVELNDASLYFIETDPEVAALASLPLVVGTTSDGTFTIHSEFESATPSYAVVAGITPNAPATTTPLLFTRGLTASGSWETHAPWGASGGHIAFLDGHVRFYRDLSENGGELVHYQTKARTANIHEAISPGAVILNNTL is encoded by the coding sequence ATGAAAACCAAACCATACCGCCGCCCCTCCTCAACCCGGCAGGCGTTCACCCTCATTGAACTCCTGACCGTCATCGCCATCATTGGCATCCTCGCCGCCATCCTGATTCCATCCGTTGGAAAAGTTCGCGAAAACGCGCAGCGCGCCAAGTCGGCAAGCAACCTGCGCTCCATCGCCCAGGCCTATGCCACCTTCGCTGCATCTGGCGGTCGGGTACGAACGATTCCAGCAACGGTGGACTCGATTCACGAATGGGCCGCATGGCTGGCCAAGGAGGTTGAACTCAACGATGCCAGCCTCTATTTCATCGAGACCGATCCGGAAGTTGCAGCTCTGGCATCACTTCCCCTGGTCGTCGGCACCACATCCGATGGCACCTTCACGATCCATTCGGAGTTTGAATCTGCAACCCCCAGCTACGCCGTCGTCGCAGGCATCACTCCAAATGCGCCCGCCACAACGACCCCATTGCTGTTTACACGTGGACTGACGGCTTCAGGTTCATGGGAGACCCATGCTCCCTGGGGAGCATCAGGAGGGCACATTGCATTCCTTGACGGCCATGTGCGTTTCTACCGGGATCTTTCTGAAAACGGGGGTGAACTTGTGCACTACCAAACCAAGGCCCGCACCGCCAACATTCATGAGGCCATCAGTCCAGGTGCAGTCATTCTAAACAATACACTTTGA
- a CDS encoding c-type cytochrome, protein MNETRNDHSNNQDLKVMEHSFDGIQEFDQKLPNWWLFTLYASIAFSVVYWVVRDQWMGGTYDYEKLETQLALVEDARMQETLAILDDDTLRSFADNETWVAAGRATYQQNCAACHMPDMSGMVGPSLVDAEWLHGSNPTDIYNVISNGVIEKGMQAWENQLGPKKIAEVVAYILSQQP, encoded by the coding sequence ATGAACGAAACCCGCAATGACCATTCGAATAACCAGGATCTCAAAGTCATGGAACACTCCTTCGACGGGATTCAGGAGTTTGATCAAAAACTGCCAAACTGGTGGCTTTTCACACTCTATGCGAGCATCGCATTCTCAGTAGTTTACTGGGTCGTGAGGGATCAGTGGATGGGAGGAACTTACGACTACGAGAAGCTCGAAACACAACTGGCATTGGTGGAAGATGCACGCATGCAGGAAACGCTCGCCATTCTTGATGATGATACCCTGCGCTCATTCGCGGACAATGAAACGTGGGTTGCAGCAGGACGGGCGACTTACCAGCAGAATTGCGCAGCCTGTCACATGCCCGACATGAGCGGAATGGTGGGACCCAGTCTTGTCGATGCAGAGTGGCTGCACGGCAGCAACCCCACGGACATCTACAATGTCATCTCAAACGGAGTGATCGAGAAGGGAATGCAGGCATGGGAAAATCAGTTGGGTCCGAAAAAAATCGCCGAAGTAGTGGCCTATATTCTCAGTCAACAGCCCTGA
- the ccoN gene encoding cytochrome-c oxidase, cbb3-type subunit I, with product MSQNKVTIAYNDNIVRYFLIATVIWSLVAMAAGVLIAFMLNFWQIDGGIYLFGLHIPLEWIGFGRLRPLHTNAAIFAFVGNMMFAGIYYSTQRLVRARLASDFLSWLHFWGWQFIIVCAAITLPLGLTRGKEYAELIWPINILVALIWVVFAINFFWTLARRNEPTLYVAIWFYIATIVTVALLYIVNHLSIPTSLIHSYPIFGGVQDALVQWWYGHNAVAFFLTTPILGIMYYFVPKAVNRPVYSYQLSVIHFWSLVFIYIWAGPHHLLNTALPAWLQYLGMLFSLMLWAPSWGGMLNGLFTMRGAWDKLRTDPVVKFFAAGITFYGMATFEGPLLSIKSVNALAHYSDWIIGHVHSGTLGWNGMMAAGMIYWLLPRLWKRGLYSQQLANLHFWLSMIGILLYVASMWISGVNQGMMLNALNETGTSLAYGNFLETLNAIHALMLTRAIGGTLYLLGFVILAYNMARTVMGAEVNDVTVEVPARTVRDDQGLTGGLINAPVAYTVLGIAFPCIWMLTEGFWMLVGMFGTIFTVLLALVSFKVSKGGWTRWYEKLLANSMSFTILVFLAVAVGGAIQIIPTVTVQRAHNLEGRVQELYTPLELAGRDIYVSEGCYNCHSQMVRTMRADVLRYGDYSRLGESIYDYPYQWGSRRIGPDLAREGGFRPNEWHYDHFMDPRAISPGSNMPAYPWLAEKKIDMDALPSKLAVQRMLGVPFPEWEESEIRDLVATQAEAISRDLQTKGRALEPNTQMTALIAYMQKLGAYEVRGTPSITEPNR from the coding sequence ATGAGCCAGAACAAGGTTACCATTGCATACAACGACAACATCGTCCGCTATTTCCTGATCGCCACGGTCATTTGGTCTCTCGTGGCAATGGCTGCGGGCGTGCTGATCGCCTTCATGCTGAATTTCTGGCAAATCGACGGTGGCATCTACCTGTTCGGCCTGCACATCCCGCTCGAATGGATTGGATTTGGAAGGTTGCGCCCACTACACACCAATGCCGCCATTTTTGCGTTTGTGGGCAACATGATGTTTGCAGGCATCTACTACTCCACCCAGCGTCTCGTGCGCGCCCGGCTGGCATCCGATTTTCTCTCGTGGCTGCATTTCTGGGGCTGGCAGTTCATCATCGTATGTGCGGCCATTACACTCCCACTGGGACTGACCCGTGGTAAAGAATACGCAGAACTGATCTGGCCGATCAACATTCTGGTCGCCCTGATCTGGGTCGTATTCGCGATCAACTTTTTCTGGACCCTCGCGCGGCGCAATGAACCCACACTCTACGTTGCCATCTGGTTCTACATTGCCACCATCGTCACTGTAGCCCTGCTCTACATCGTCAACCACCTCTCGATTCCTACCAGTCTGATTCACAGCTATCCCATTTTTGGTGGGGTTCAGGACGCGCTGGTGCAGTGGTGGTATGGTCACAACGCCGTCGCCTTCTTCCTGACGACTCCCATCCTCGGCATCATGTATTATTTTGTGCCGAAGGCGGTCAACCGCCCGGTCTACTCCTACCAGTTGTCGGTGATTCACTTCTGGTCCCTCGTCTTTATCTACATCTGGGCTGGCCCCCACCACCTGCTCAACACCGCACTGCCGGCCTGGCTGCAATACCTGGGCATGCTTTTTTCATTGATGCTGTGGGCACCTTCCTGGGGCGGCATGCTGAACGGCCTGTTCACCATGCGAGGAGCGTGGGACAAACTGCGAACCGATCCGGTCGTGAAGTTTTTTGCCGCAGGGATCACGTTTTACGGCATGGCCACGTTTGAGGGGCCACTGCTCTCGATCAAGTCAGTCAATGCACTTGCACACTACTCAGACTGGATCATTGGGCACGTTCACTCGGGAACACTCGGGTGGAACGGCATGATGGCAGCTGGCATGATATACTGGCTGCTGCCACGCTTGTGGAAACGCGGCCTTTACTCTCAGCAACTGGCAAACCTGCACTTCTGGCTGTCCATGATTGGCATCCTGCTTTACGTCGCCTCCATGTGGATCTCCGGCGTCAATCAGGGCATGATGCTCAATGCGCTGAATGAAACCGGCACGAGTCTGGCCTACGGTAATTTTTTGGAAACCCTGAACGCCATTCATGCGCTCATGCTCACCCGGGCGATTGGTGGAACACTCTACCTGCTCGGATTCGTGATCCTCGCCTACAACATGGCGCGCACCGTTATGGGAGCGGAAGTCAATGATGTCACCGTAGAGGTTCCAGCCCGCACCGTTCGGGATGATCAGGGTTTGACTGGCGGGTTGATCAATGCTCCGGTTGCCTACACGGTACTCGGCATCGCATTCCCCTGCATCTGGATGCTGACGGAAGGATTCTGGATGTTAGTCGGCATGTTTGGAACGATTTTCACGGTGCTACTCGCCCTCGTGAGTTTCAAGGTATCCAAGGGCGGGTGGACGCGCTGGTATGAAAAACTGCTGGCCAACTCGATGTCATTCACGATTCTGGTCTTTCTTGCCGTTGCGGTGGGTGGTGCAATCCAAATCATCCCAACCGTTACGGTGCAGCGGGCGCACAATCTTGAGGGTCGCGTCCAGGAGCTATATACGCCGCTCGAACTGGCTGGACGGGATATTTATGTCTCCGAAGGCTGTTACAACTGTCACTCTCAGATGGTGAGGACCATGCGCGCAGACGTGCTGCGTTACGGAGATTACTCCCGTCTGGGTGAATCCATTTACGACTATCCTTACCAATGGGGATCACGACGCATCGGCCCCGACTTGGCGCGGGAGGGCGGATTTCGCCCCAACGAGTGGCACTACGATCATTTCATGGATCCACGAGCCATTTCACCAGGATCCAACATGCCTGCCTACCCATGGCTCGCAGAAAAGAAAATCGACATGGATGCCCTGCCCTCAAAGCTCGCCGTGCAGCGCATGCTCGGAGTCCCTTTTCCCGAATGGGAGGAATCTGAAATCCGCGACCTGGTCGCCACACAGGCGGAAGCAATCTCCCGGGATCTTCAGACCAAAGGGCGCGCACTCGAACCCAATACACAAATGACCGCATTGATTGCCTACATGCAAAAGCTCGGAGCCTACGAAGTGAGAGGGACACCCTCCATCACGGAACCCAATCGCTGA
- a CDS encoding low molecular weight protein arginine phosphatase, translated as MQASPNTIFFVCSGNTCRSPMAEQLLQHALAAEAPPLCELQVASFGLSAFPGCPASPNAVHVLSKVGLDLSAHQSRSLHEVDLSRGLLFLCMTTAHRDGLLSLTDTDPDRIFLVREWMNSESPDIPDPFGGDVRSYAHCRDSIVEAIPSVLEFLRHHYR; from the coding sequence TTGCAAGCTTCACCCAATACCATATTTTTTGTCTGTTCGGGTAACACCTGTCGAAGCCCCATGGCCGAACAGTTGCTTCAACACGCACTCGCAGCGGAAGCTCCACCGTTATGCGAACTGCAAGTTGCCTCATTTGGGCTGTCCGCCTTTCCCGGTTGCCCTGCGTCCCCAAATGCCGTGCATGTGCTATCCAAGGTCGGTCTTGACCTGTCTGCACACCAGAGTCGCTCCCTTCACGAAGTTGACCTGAGCCGTGGGCTGCTCTTTTTGTGCATGACCACCGCGCACCGCGACGGATTATTGAGTTTAACTGACACGGATCCAGACCGCATCTTTCTCGTTCGGGAATGGATGAACTCGGAATCCCCAGACATTCCCGATCCATTTGGCGGAGATGTACGCTCGTACGCGCATTGCCGGGACAGCATTGTCGAAGCCATCCCTTCAGTGCTTGAATTCCTGCGCCACCATTATCGGTGA
- the ccoG gene encoding cytochrome c oxidase accessory protein CcoG: protein MAKKHQPTLDTLASINTDGSRNFLRPADAKGPFTTWRRITAAVLILIYLLLPWIQIGGHPALFFDFSARRFYIFGAAFAAQDFWLAFFLVSGLGFTLYVVTSIFGRVWCGWTCPHTVFLEHVYRRIERWLEGNVSNQKRLDKMNWGEPEKMLRRGTKHALFVLVSLGIAHMLVAYFISIPGLYDWVSHSPAEHWEGFLFVFVTAALLYFNFAWFREQLCLAICPYGRLQSALIDDDSIVIGYDEDRGEPRGKPRTPGVGDCIDCKRCVQVCPTGIDIRQGLQMECVGCANCIDACDVVMAHLGREKGLIRYDSLNGFKGQGKRILRPRFFLYLFFLLMGAGAMTYAFTSVESAYLLVTRMSGPPYYQTETQVRNQYNVRIVNKADSVQVFSIHIDPGQHPLTQLGDAQKISVDPVGEVVVPLIVTTPIEGFEGTFPFDVWLETENSDLSLSRTVSFLGPNVAALNKEMVFE, encoded by the coding sequence ATGGCGAAAAAGCATCAGCCCACGCTCGACACGCTCGCCTCCATCAACACCGATGGGTCGCGCAATTTCCTTCGCCCTGCCGATGCCAAAGGCCCATTCACCACATGGAGGCGCATCACTGCGGCTGTGCTCATCCTGATTTATCTGCTCTTGCCGTGGATCCAGATAGGTGGCCACCCTGCCCTGTTTTTCGATTTTTCGGCCCGCCGTTTCTACATCTTCGGCGCAGCTTTTGCTGCCCAGGATTTCTGGCTCGCATTTTTTCTGGTATCCGGACTCGGTTTCACGCTCTACGTCGTCACATCCATTTTCGGCCGTGTCTGGTGTGGATGGACGTGCCCGCACACGGTTTTCCTGGAACATGTTTACCGCCGTATTGAGCGCTGGCTTGAGGGCAATGTGTCGAACCAGAAGCGTCTGGACAAAATGAACTGGGGAGAACCGGAAAAGATGCTGCGCCGTGGAACCAAGCACGCACTGTTTGTACTGGTTTCCCTGGGCATTGCCCACATGCTGGTGGCATATTTCATTTCGATTCCGGGGCTTTACGATTGGGTTTCCCACAGTCCCGCAGAACATTGGGAGGGCTTCCTTTTTGTCTTCGTCACTGCCGCACTGCTCTACTTCAACTTTGCATGGTTTCGTGAACAGCTCTGTCTGGCAATCTGCCCCTATGGTCGCCTGCAATCTGCACTCATTGACGACGATTCCATCGTCATCGGATACGACGAAGATCGTGGGGAGCCGCGTGGAAAACCACGCACACCGGGCGTCGGTGACTGCATCGACTGCAAGCGTTGTGTTCAGGTGTGTCCAACCGGTATCGACATCCGCCAGGGGCTACAGATGGAGTGTGTCGGTTGTGCCAACTGCATTGACGCCTGTGATGTGGTCATGGCCCACCTGGGTCGTGAGAAGGGACTCATCCGCTATGATTCGCTCAATGGTTTCAAGGGTCAGGGCAAGCGCATCCTGCGACCCCGGTTTTTCCTCTACCTCTTCTTTTTGCTGATGGGAGCAGGTGCGATGACCTACGCCTTCACGTCCGTGGAATCCGCCTACCTGCTGGTCACTCGCATGAGCGGACCTCCCTACTACCAGACTGAAACACAGGTGCGTAATCAGTACAATGTGCGCATCGTGAACAAGGCAGACAGCGTGCAGGTATTTTCGATCCACATTGATCCAGGTCAGCATCCGCTGACCCAACTGGGGGACGCCCAGAAGATCAGCGTCGACCCCGTGGGCGAGGTCGTCGTTCCCCTGATTGTGACAACCCCAATCGAAGGCTTTGAAGGAACCTTCCCGTTTGACGTTTGGCTTGAAACCGAAAACAGTGACCTCTCGCTATCCCGCACGGTTTCTTTCCTCGGACCCAATGTGGCTGCGCTCAACAAGGAAATGGTATTCGAATGA